GATATCTGAGCAGCAGGTCAAGCCTGAGTTGGTGCAGAGGTTCAAGATTCCACAGGTGTTGGCTCATGAACGGGGCTGTCTTTGAGAGCTGAGGGCATGTCTGGCAATGAGAAGTATAAAACCTGAGACTGGGTTGACAATCAGGGAGTGCGAAGAAGGTGGAACAGCCGTGAAGTGCAGTTAACCACAGACAGgccctgtttttctttcatttctcttcagAGAACCAGAAGAAACACATTCGCTGCCGCCACCATGAGCCGCAGCCCGGAGAGGATCTCATCCTACCGCCGTCACTTtgaggacagcagcagctcgTCCTACCAGGTCAGGGTGTCCAGCCCATCCCCCACCAGGAGAGATGCCCGTCATGTCTCCGCTGGCTACTCCTGCAGACCAGGGGCCGGCAGCATGCGTGTGGAGTCAGTGGGACGAAGAACCGTCTCAGCTGCACGCAGGACTCGCATGATTGGAGGAGGGTGAGCTCTGTCAGTTACAGTGCCTATATATGGGCAGATGTAGAGCTATACAGTTAGACCATTAAGTGATGGGGTTgtaaatttcacattttctcatgATATGCTCTCGACTCCTCCATCAAAGTTACTGATTGTGACTCAACTGAATTTTCAGTGTGAGTGCAGGAGCCATGGTATGTGTTGGGCCGAGTGGAGAACCGGCTATAGATCTGgatgtggctgcagcacagaaCCAAGAGTTCCTGAACACCCGAACCAGTGAAAGACAAGAAATGGTCGTCCTCAATGACAGACTGGCTGTGTACATTGACAAGGTAAAACAGCGTTCTAACTAGCCGCATTTCATGTCTCAATCAGTGGCGATAAACAGATTTGGCAGGCCTGGCTAAAAATGCCTTTCATTGAAAAATGGGAGCATATTGCTCTCATCTTTGTGAGCACGTGGACGGGAAACATGTTGTGGTGTCTGCTTTGGGCTCACTTTACAtcacagtgttttttgtgtgcttACAGGTTCGATTACTTGAGCAGCAGAATAAGCTATTGGAAGCAGAGATCGAGGCCTACCAGAACCGCTTTGAGAAGCCAACGGGTCTGCGGCTCTTATATGAGGAACAGCTGAAGGAGCTGAAAAAGATCGCTGACCAGATGAGAGTTCAGCGGGTGAGACAGAATTTTCCAAGCTGCACATCccttctgtgtctttttttacatttcagacGCTCAATAGACCATAAATATAGAAATCCTTGTTTCCGGCGAGGTTTACACCTCACTGAGCTGTAGGGGATCCATCCAAGCAACGATACAAGACGTCAACTTGGTGTTTTCAAGGTTCCTTACCTGGTAACAGGCTTATTTCTGGCAGGCAAATGGAGAGGTGCCTGAGCGTGTTAAGGTGTCATGGAGTACAGCTGTCTTCAGTTATGATTTATGCACAGATGACATGACTTGATTATGCATTCGCagacatgcacgcacgcacgcacacacacacacgaatgaaggtaaaatataaaatgcaaaaGAGGCTGATTTTGCACACACCCTTGCACACACCTCTAAATGTAATAGACGACAGTATTACTTCTGGCATCTTGGTTTTCAGGACATCTCCTTGGCGGCTAAGGAGTCCACAGCTGCTCAACTGGAGGCAATCAAAATCAAGTATGAGGAGGCAGTGGAGCTGAGGAAGAAAGCTGAGTTAGACATTGAAATCTTCCGTCCAGTAGGTTACCTTTAACTAGCCAGTATCTTCATCATCAAATTAATTTACAGTCCCAAACCATCATGATACCAATGATGTGTGCTCTTCAGGATGTTGACAAAGCCACCTCCTCACGCATTGCCTTGGAGAAGAGGATGGAGCAGCTGGAAGTTGAAATTGAATTCCTAAAACGGGTCCATCAACAGGTGGATAGCATAGCTTCATATGAGCTTCACATTTTTaagttgcttttcattttcGTGATtactaaatatttattttcttctaggAAATTGAGGAGCTCATGAAACAGATCTACGCAGCTCACGCCACAGCCCAGAGTGCGTTCACCCTACCAGACCTGGCTGCTGCTTTGAAACAAATCCAAACCCAGTATGACGACATCGCAGCAAAGAATCTCCAGGTAAAATAATCACACATCAGCACAGTCTGCAGTCAAATCCTCTGAGTTACAAATTAAATTTATGGAAAATTTCTATGCCTTATTTTTAGGAGATGGATTCGTGGTATAAAAACAAGTTTGAAGATATAACCAGTAAGACATCGAGGCATGTGGATAAAATTCGAAGCGTTAGAGAAGAAATAGCAGGTGCCAAAAAGGATGTGAGTATCAAACGTGACAATAATGAATGAGAATAGATTGACAGTTTATATTAAGTGACTATAATCATGGATAAATTTCTCCAGATTCAAAGCAAAGAACGTGACTTGGATGCCCTGAGGACCAGGAATGAGGGCCTTGAGGCTCAGATCCGAGAGATGCAAGAAAAGTACAAGAAGGAGCTGGAAGACTTGCAGGTAAAGATAGGCTCATGTTGTCCCAGTGGACACACCTGGTCAACTGTGAACATACACACTTACTTTCATGGATGCAGACACAAAACCACCACAAtaattcattcacacattcattaaCCTAATAGGCTCGGATTGAGACCCTGCAGCTTGAGCTGAAATCCACCAAGGAGAAAATTGCGCTGCACCTGCGCGAATACCAGGACCTCCTGAATATCAAGATGTCTCTGGAGATTGAGATTACAACATACAGGTGAAGGAGACATACTTTACAAATGGATTTAGTGTCATGATATatgtttaaataaatttaaactGAAGTTATGACCCTTTtaaatctttgctttttctcaCAGAAAACTTATTGAAGGAGAGGACCTGAGGCTCTCTGGAATGGTGCAAACCCTGTCTCTTGCCAGCTGTAGCATGAGCGCCATTGGTGCTGGGATGAGCTTCAGTGGAGGAGGCATGGGTGGTGTTGGTGGAACGGGGGGTGGGATGATTGGAGGTAGTAGTGGAGGTGTTGGAGGCTTAGGGAGTGGAGTGGGAATGGGTGGGGGCATGGGTGCAGGAGGCGGCATGGGATCTGGTCCAGGCAGTGGTGCTGGAGGCATGGGTGAAAAAATGGGTCCTGCTGGTAGGGCAGGTGGGGTAGACATGCATGGTCATGGATTGGGAGCTGGGGATGTAGGAGCTGGTGCTGGTGGGCTGGGTGTTGGAGGCGTTGGTGCTGATGCTGGCACTGGTGCCGGAGGTTTGGGTACTGGGGCTGGAGGTTTGGGAACTGGTGCTGGGGGTGTGGGTGCCGCAGGTTTGGGTACCGGTGCTGGAGGTGTGGGTGCTGGAGGTTTGGGCACTGGTGCTGGAGGTGTGGGTGCTGGAGGTTTGGGCACTGGTGCCGGAGGTGTGGATGCCGGAGGTTTGGGTACCGGTGCTGGAGGTGTGGGTGGTGTTGGAATGGGTGCAGGCGGTGGCACCGTGGGTTCAGGTGGCATGGGCAGCACTGGCATGGGGCTCAGTGGAGGAAATGGCGGCATTGGTGGAGGGATGGGTAATGGAATTGCTGGAGGCATAGCAGATGGAGGTAAAAATGGTGGAATGGGTCCTGCTGGAATGAGTGGCGGAATTGGCAGTGGAAGAACTGAGGGTGTGGGAGGAGGTGATGCAGGTGTCGCACTATCAGGCGTTGGTGGAATGGAGAAGATTGGTGGAGGAACGGGTGACACCGGTGGTGCCGGGATGAGATATGGATCTGATGGATATGATGTCAACAATGACGCCTACGCAGAGCAGGCTGTCgagctgacagagagaaggacagTACTCATCAGGTAAAGGTACCaacttttctatttcttttaaacATAGTTTCTTTTATTATGGCACAAAAACTCAGAAACTAAAATCAGACATGCCCTTGACTAAGAAAGAATGACTTAAAGtatgttaatttattttatgaaaagGCAAGCATAGCTGCTTAGAGGTCCAGCCCTTTTAACAGTTGTAACAAGCTTCCTTTAGTTATTTCATccctttccatttttttccctctcccacAGAACAGTCAAAAATGAGGATGACGTGCTAGAGATGGACCACCAGGAACAAACCTACACCATCTCTGGTGCAGCCGATGACTCTGATGACGACTGAGCAGCACGAATTCCCAAGTGACCTCCTCTCGCCCTTAAATCTCCACGCCCCTCTGAGCTTTGCACTGACCAAAACCCATGTCTGGACACTGACCTTCGCCCTTTGCCCCGGACAAGACGGACCATGAATGACCCTTTGCTACAGAGTGAAACCTTACCCTCATAGGATTTGAATGTGCTCCACCACTTAACATGGTCTCTACACTTCTGTGTGCCTTACACTCCCCCTTGTTTCTATTTACAGCAAATAAAGCTATTAGCATTCAATTACCTTGtctattttcatttgatgtcTTTGTCAGTggttgtgtatgtatgtatgtatgtttttgcTCGGCTTAGAGAGATGGTGCTTATTTTCATAGCTTTGGCTTGAGGGATtaagagtgaaaatgaaaaagggaAAGGAAGTAGTGAGggaaatgtaaaacagagagaaagatagagtcACCTGAGGGTCGAGGCAGTCGCCCTGACACATCCTGGAGGGCTGAGGAATCAGTCAGTCAAATTTTATCCTGCAGCGGAGTGACGGCACACAGCCGTTTCCTGTCCTCATTCCATCCACATCCACACCTTTTCCTCCCGCTGCTGATTGGGAGCGATTGGATCTGGCCAGCAGATGCCAAACACACTCAGTGTCCTGCTCAGGGGCTGAGAGCAGAGACATGCAACACACCAATCCTCTGACAGAGACTGCAACAAAAGATAGGAACAGGACCAGTGTTATTATGGCAGCAACAACATTACTGTACCGATATTATTATAATGAGACACCTCTGACCAAAGTCAACTAAAGATGAATATTCTTTCACAGTGGAATTCTTCTACATTACACATAGTGGGATCCTGTAATCTTTTGATTTAGCTGAAGATGGGAATTTGGGAATTATAAGAGTAAcagaataaaatgcaaataaatgcaaaaaagcCTTAAATGTGATTAGACAACATTTTGGACTGGATATGTTGGATTAACACTACTTTCCTGAAATCTTGAAATGCAATAACATCCATAGAAAATCTGCAATATATCTGAAAAACTGAGGTGTTCATTTTtgcaacaaaacaataaaaattgATTTAGTCACGTTTTATATAGTCAAATTTATAATCCAAGTAATGGCacaataaagaattaaaaacatCACTGTCGTTGTTGGAGCCAATGCACATCAATTAGACCAACCTCTTGCATTGCTCAGTAAATCATCTCTATGATGGTTATGCACAGACTTCATGttgaaataatcaatatttcaacaTGACATCATTTCCACAAGCTCATCCCACCCGAACACGCAGGAGACAATTAGTGTGAACACAGAACTGTCAGTCGGAGATATAATGAGGAGCCGCGAGACGGTCATATCATTAGATTACATTTAGTTACAGCGAATTATTATTACTGTGCATCCAACCCGAAAGAGGTATAGAAATCAGCCTATATATTTAGAGCTAAGTTCAAGGAGATAAACGCACTTCTCATCAATATGATGGGATTGGATTTATTATCAATATAATTAACAGACCGGGgagtatgtgtgtctgtgtgggtgcgtgtgtgAGGGATGCGGAGCTCTCCATGGTGCTTCGTCTGCAGAGTGGAAACACTGAAGCACTGTGCACGACGAATGTAGTAGTCatcattcaaataaataaataaaatgaacaaattatagatattagatattattagaaattattatcacaattatcatttttattatcattatatggTTGATTTATGCAGAAACGTTTGTGGCAAACACTAAATTTAAGAAATTTAGACTTTGTAAAGAtggaatgaaaaataattttttttaaaatctacaaAAAGCTTCAGATGTTTGTTCAGATAATGACCGTGACTTCGGGTAAAATATCAGGTCCTGTTCAAACATGCAGGCCAGTCAAGGTTAAATGTCTTTAAACAAGCTCTTTAGCCATTAGAGTTGTTTTGCTCGCACTTTTAGTTTGCAGGAAGCGCTAAAGCCAAATGGGTCACTAACCTTCATCCTATAGGGAAAATGCAGTTTTACTCTGAGCTGAGGGAAAGAGCTCCCCACATTCACCAAGAAGGGCAAAAGTTGTGACTTTCTTTGAAACCAGtgattttctgtcactttttgcATATGCATTGGGTGGCTAAATCCCAATTAGGGTCGGCTGACACGCTGCCCTATTCATGCGGAGCCCTGCCTGCATACATTTGCCTAGGAATGAACTTCTCAAATAGATCTCCTGCTAAATGCGTTGGACAGCAGAGAGAATCGGCCTGAGTGACACGCTCTTTCTGAGGCGCTCGAGTGAGAAAAGGTATGAATTTATAAGGTACACCGAAACATATCAATTCACGCAACTTCACACGCTTTTATCCGCGTCTCCTCATGCGAGACAAAGTGAGTTTAAGTCAGGGAAATGTGGTTTGAAAAAGCCCGGCGCAAAAACTTTGTAGAGACTTTGAATACCGAAACGGTGCAGCCCACTTCGGGgccacagagaagaagaagaagaagaagaagaagaagaaggcatTCTGAATGAAATCACGCATGAACAGCGTTGAATCAGGTGCCGTTTATTCGGCTCCTCTCTAATGCGATTTTGAATATTAGTCTGGGTTAAAACCCAATCATGTCATCTGGTGGGAGTCCCATACAAGCATAATTACTATTCAAACGCGTCGCTAATGTCCCACCCGCATCAAAGCAGCTGGTCTGCCCTCGGTGCAGCTTGCATCTTTCCCCAGGTTTCTCAGGAAGGACAACACCTTAAATATGGCCGTGAGTGCTttggaaataaaggaaaagaaaggcGAGGGATAAGATAAACAGGCCTGTCCAAAGCTTTTCTCCCTGGCTCACATCTGAAAGGAATAATAAGAAGTTCTGATTCTTTAGCTGGACAAGAGCTCAGCCTGTCCTGAAAACCAAAAGCAGAGGGATTTaactttcctccttttttttaattaaaaggaaCTGTGACCAAATAAATGTGAGAGGTGCCGAAGGTGTGGGCTTACATGTGGAGAAATAAATGGATTtagacaaacacaaagtcatTTCTAAGACGTGGGAATCTGTGAGAAATAGGCCACATTGCTAAGTGGGACAATGATTGGGCTCTCCTGAATAGACCCAAACAAAGTTTATGGGTCGACATAAAAAATGTGTTCTCTTCTGAGCTCCGAGGGGTCTTAAATGGCAGGCCATTGAAACCAGTCCaggagaggtggtggtgaaCCCTTGGCACCCCTGAAGTATAGTCAAGGAGCATGAATGGAGATCCCTGGTGGGGCATTGCTCTCTGTATTTACCGCGTTGCTTTGCAGACAGGTTGTTCCTCTATATTCATGGCTCATTAATGGCCAACCAGTTAAATCAGAGCCCCACCGTTTAGACAGTTGAAATCCAAAAAAGGCTGGCAAGAGCCAGGCAGAGCCGCCCATAAAAacgtctccctcctctcccccagcTCCGATTCTTCTCAGGTCGTTATTTAAGTTTATTAAAGAGTTCATATGAGAGAAGCGCACTTGCGGAATGCTGTTGACTGACTCTGCAATATTGTCCGAGAATAAAGATCCGACCGTGTAAttaatgtgtctttttcttttaaaaaaggaggaggaacaaTGCCGTCGGTCGAGCCatgtaatttcatttaattttccatCCCATTTGCTCCCAACAGTGTTTT
The nucleotide sequence above comes from Pempheris klunzingeri isolate RE-2024b chromosome 8, fPemKlu1.hap1, whole genome shotgun sequence. Encoded proteins:
- the LOC139205711 gene encoding desmin produces the protein MSRSPERISSYRRHFEDSSSSSYQVRVSSPSPTRRDARHVSAGYSCRPGAGSMRVESVGRRTVSAARRTRMIGGGAGAMVCVGPSGEPAIDLDVAAAQNQEFLNTRTSERQEMVVLNDRLAVYIDKVRLLEQQNKLLEAEIEAYQNRFEKPTGLRLLYEEQLKELKKIADQMRVQRDISLAAKESTAAQLEAIKIKYEEAVELRKKAELDIEIFRPDVDKATSSRIALEKRMEQLEVEIEFLKRVHQQEIEELMKQIYAAHATAQSAFTLPDLAAALKQIQTQYDDIAAKNLQEMDSWYKNKFEDITSKTSRHVDKIRSVREEIAGAKKDIQSKERDLDALRTRNEGLEAQIREMQEKYKKELEDLQARIETLQLELKSTKEKIALHLREYQDLLNIKMSLEIEITTYRKLIEGEDLRLSGMVQTLSLASCSMSAIGAGMSFSGGGMGGVGGTGGGMIGGSSGGVGGLGSGVGMGGGMGAGGGMGSGPGSGAGGMGEKMGPAGRAGAGAGGLGVGGVGADAGTGAGGLGTGAGGLGTGAGGVGAAGLGTGAGGVGAGGLGTGAGGVGAGGLGTGAGGVDAGGLGTGAGGVGGVGMGAGGGTVGSEQAVELTERRTVLIRTVKNEDDVLEMDHQEQTYTISGAADDSDDD